The Actinomadura sp. WMMB 499 genome includes a window with the following:
- a CDS encoding 4-oxalocrotonate tautomerase family protein, with translation MPFANLKVPADTLKPESKKKLIDAVTDAYVDVYGERARATTLVLVEEVPDGGWGLGGDVLTAEMLGRS, from the coding sequence ATGCCGTTCGCCAACCTCAAGGTTCCCGCCGACACCCTGAAGCCCGAGTCCAAGAAGAAGCTCATCGACGCCGTCACCGACGCCTACGTCGACGTTTACGGCGAGCGGGCCAGGGCGACCACGCTGGTCCTCGTCGAGGAGGTTCCCGATGGCGGCTGGGGCCTCGGCGGTGACGTCCTCACCGCCGAGATGCTCGGCCGCAGCTGA
- a CDS encoding ABC transporter ATP-binding protein, whose translation MLEVRELTVRFGGITALGGVGFAVDRGEMVGLIGPNGAGKTTLFNCLTRRYDADAGTIRYEDRDLLGVAPHAIVGLGIARTFQNLGLFSRMSVRDNVMVGAHHHARAGFVAASLRLPSVRREEARLRGETDELLKRLDLADVAEHPAAGLPFGTLKRVELARALAARPRLLLLDEPVNGLSHAEVGEFADLLRSIRDDFEVTLIVVEHHMGFVMGTCDRVVCLDFGKKIAEGPPEEVQRDPAVIEAYLGAAA comes from the coding sequence ATGCTGGAGGTTCGCGAGCTCACCGTCCGCTTCGGCGGAATCACCGCGCTGGGGGGTGTCGGGTTCGCCGTCGATCGCGGGGAGATGGTCGGGCTGATCGGGCCGAACGGCGCCGGTAAGACCACCCTGTTCAACTGCCTGACCCGCCGGTACGACGCCGACGCGGGCACGATCCGCTACGAGGATCGCGACCTGCTCGGCGTCGCGCCGCACGCGATCGTGGGGCTCGGCATCGCCCGCACGTTCCAGAACCTGGGCCTGTTCTCGCGCATGTCCGTCCGGGACAACGTGATGGTCGGCGCCCACCACCACGCCCGCGCCGGGTTCGTCGCCGCGAGCCTGCGGCTGCCGTCCGTCCGGCGCGAGGAGGCCCGGCTGCGCGGCGAGACCGACGAGCTGCTCAAGCGGCTCGACCTCGCGGACGTCGCCGAGCACCCGGCGGCCGGGCTGCCGTTCGGCACCCTCAAACGAGTCGAGCTGGCCCGCGCCCTGGCGGCCCGGCCCCGGTTGCTGCTGCTGGACGAGCCCGTCAACGGGCTCAGCCACGCGGAGGTCGGCGAGTTCGCGGACCTGCTCCGCTCGATCCGCGACGACTTCGAGGTGACCCTCATCGTCGTCGAGCACCACATGGGCTTCGTGATGGGCACCTGCGACCGCGTCGTGTGCCTCGACTTCGGCAAGAAGATCGCCGAGGGCCCGCCCGAGGAGGTCCAGCGGGATCCCGCTGTGATCGAGGCGTACCTGGGGGCGGCGGCGTGA
- a CDS encoding ABC transporter ATP-binding protein: MSETENTGDFLTVDDLHAGYGDVRVLHGVSLRVGEGEICAILGPNGAGKTTLLRALCGMVKGRGDVRLDGTSLSGRSPDVVARRGVAHVPEGRGTFVPLTVEENLRLGAFARRDRAAVQSDLERVYGYFPVLHERLGQAAGSLSGGEQQMLAIGRALMSRPRLLLLDEPSLGLAPLITRELFGIVRSINEEERTTVVVVEQNAHLALGIAGQAHVLESGRIVLSGSAADIKADEQVAQSYLGYRI; the protein is encoded by the coding sequence GTGAGCGAGACCGAGAACACGGGCGACTTCCTCACCGTGGACGACCTGCACGCCGGGTACGGCGACGTCCGGGTGCTGCACGGCGTGAGCCTGCGCGTGGGCGAGGGGGAGATCTGCGCGATCCTCGGCCCGAACGGTGCGGGCAAGACGACCCTGCTGCGCGCGCTCTGTGGGATGGTCAAGGGCCGTGGCGACGTGCGTCTGGACGGGACGTCGCTGAGCGGGCGTTCGCCGGACGTCGTCGCGCGGCGGGGCGTCGCGCACGTGCCGGAGGGGCGCGGGACGTTCGTCCCGCTGACGGTCGAGGAGAACCTGCGGCTCGGGGCGTTCGCGCGGCGTGACCGCGCGGCCGTCCAGTCCGACCTGGAACGCGTGTACGGCTACTTCCCGGTGCTGCACGAGCGGCTCGGGCAGGCCGCCGGGAGCCTCAGCGGTGGCGAGCAGCAGATGCTCGCGATCGGCCGGGCGCTGATGTCGCGGCCCCGGCTGCTGCTGCTGGACGAACCGTCGCTCGGCCTCGCGCCGCTGATCACCCGGGAGCTGTTCGGCATCGTGCGATCGATCAACGAGGAGGAACGGACCACCGTGGTCGTCGTGGAGCAGAACGCGCATCTGGCGCTCGGCATCGCCGGGCAGGCGCACGTGCTGGAGAGCGGACGGATCGTGCTGTCGGGGTCGGCGGCCGACATCAAGGCCGACGAGCAGGTCGCCCAGTCCTACCTCGGCTACCGGATCTAG